In Porites lutea chromosome 8, jaPorLute2.1, whole genome shotgun sequence, the genomic stretch TAAAACCCTCCTTACAAGAACAAAGGTAGGAGCCAAGCGTGTTCTTGCAGTCGGCGTTGACGTCACAAACTGGTGGCGTCTTTAAGCACTCATCTTCATCTAATGTTATAAATCAGACAGCATAaggataattaacaattattccacgagggcgcgttggatatgagatgatagagagccaacgaggcgcgtagatagatggatagatagataaatcgtttattaaaaaagaaacacctcgcagtccgaagactgaattacgtgtataatatacaagttttagttaaaatggatttaaaaaactataataatgaaaatgtacaaatctaacaaaaacatttcacttaggataaccttgtgttaggaaaatatacatatttaaacaaatttatttacattcttaggctatggctaacaataaaagattttttaaaacgatCAGTCTTGCACACTGGCACGTTAAACTTTCTATTGCTGCGCAGCTGCCTATGGTGCTCAGCTTTAGGTGGGAACATACCTGCGAGCTTGTGATTAATGTCAAGAACAATGTCGTTAAAAAGATCAGACGATAGAGACGCTCGCCTGTCATAAAGAGAGGGGATGCCTGCCTCTTTGAGCGCGCTGTTGTAGCTTGCATAAGGAACGATAATGCGCAAGGCGCGCTTCTGAATACGTTCCAGCTCCTCGGATAAATAGTACGGAAGACTGGAGTGAAATACTTGACATGCGTATTCTAAAACCGATCTTATGGTACtgcagtaaaataaaacaagatcacTCGCACAGATACCAGCTCGTTTGAGTTGACTCAGAAGGTACAAtcttttggcagcctttgaGGTTACATTAAAGATGTGATCGTTCCATTTGAAATCATATCTTTTGGTAACGCCGAGCACTTTAGCCCAGTTGACTGACTCGAAAGCAAGGCCATCGAGTTCAACTGGAGAATGAGTTGGAGGAGATCTCGTAAAGCATGACTGCAGCTCCTTACATTTGGATGGATTCAGCTGCAGGCGGTTCTCCTGAGACCAGGAGCTGATAAAGTCGACAGCTTGCTGAAGTGCGCTTTGTTTGGATGGTGGTGCTATTTCCGAAACAGTAGTGTCATCGGCGAATTTCCACATAGCAAACGACCGATCAGGTAACCTAAGGtcggctataatcatctcatatccaacaagcgcgagtggaataattgttttattaaaaacgcccacaaaatctcgttgaatctcccagactagaacaaaccggaaaatacaagggacttccgctattcacatgtcacacgtctatcaaaactgtcaacgcgcgaacggactcgcctggactgcatgaatgaaaaatcaaaatattgtggcgatgaacattagtttttaaaaaactcatcgggattttaggattttacacagcagaacagctaaaaaaaacctggcagataatgtgaaggaaaataatttttaagtgacagccgtcgaaattacagtgaatttggattttcggtgcagttataaaagtaagaacaacggagaaaaactattacctcggtcgcttgttatgaagttgtttgaagccacaagctggttttgctgaaggagaaaagaagctatactaccgcctcgattgctctagtgaatggctgcatagcctgtatttgtagctggttactggtgatttatattcttgatgtcggataaacaagccacagttatctatcggcgagtgactcgatcggcgaatggcttcgcgatcatgaagaaacaacacttgtcttctttcgtagctggtcaaggtactttagttccatgtgtttttcgacaaactttcaaacaagctcttgtggctttttaaaacgatttgcttcggtTCTATcctttgcgaaaaaaaatctcagctagcttccaattttaaaatgacgcgtacaccgaccatatatggagagcatggtataatagctcttagtatatactaaaacagtggatagtgtttttcgcgcgctctgattggctactcaatcagtgattatcctgcactattcactgattcacctgccttcccggtttgctgccgtaacaaacaaagaaatttcacagctaatcaagcaagctgtttccgaaatacacgaagaaagtgacgaagctcggggtggaagttttcacaggtaaagctttgtctttttgacttgaatttatcgataaaaccggcgaaaaagttttgttgtttacaaatgcaaattaagtttaagtcttgcgttactttttttagttgacttgttcataaataagcttaaaactaaatcgaataatcctttttacagaatgattttaaatacaaatagaattcacaactccttttgaggaaatttccccgcaagagctaaacaaatgccttcaaaagttttatttgccggcaagaaaaagcgacgacagcGGCCGTtaggtcattgcgcgccaaaattgtaatcgttgcaggcaacagtaaacgacttaaaaatcatcattttcgtgctcaattatctcactgttttagtatatactaaaacaattattcacctcactgtcggtggctagtgatggatatttacctcgccgctaacGGGGCTTTggtaaatatccatcactagccacctccacttcggtgaataattgttatatataccataacggctaagccaatcaaaatgctagaattgcattatccaatgattcagtttttaataatgtgAGTTATTTCTTAATCAAGTACGCCATGTGCAGAACATAAGGACGAATTTCATTCGATATGCTACTGACAGCATGTATATTCAAAGCGGATAGCTAAAATTCTCTGTATAAAAACCTCCGTTATGTGTAGTTGTTGGGTTGATCCAGGTGTCAGGTATCACTTACCCTCCGCCTTAATTTGAGCGTCACATAAAATTTGGCCAGATCATGCCAATGAAATGTCTTTTCCACATTCGATGCTAACGGTAAACACCAAAGTCTCATACGTTACATTCTTTTCTTATATTTCTTACATTGCCGAGAAAACCAGCCAGCAGATTATAAGTCTTTCCTTTCTTCTAAAAGAAATTTGTCACGTATAAAGCATAGAAAGTTGTGAGATCTCGTTTTCAGCCGGGTACGTCTTTCACTCTTCTCCTAGACTGTCTATCGTATTTAAGGAACATGAACAGTTTCGACCTACCCATTTCGCATTTTTCTCCTCTCCACTGCGGACTGCATGAACAAGCAAACGCATCTTTCCCGGGTTCGTCGAACAAACAAGAACCTCCGTTAAGGCATCCAGCCATTAGGCAACCCTGAGGAAAAT encodes the following:
- the LOC140946867 gene encoding uncharacterized protein codes for the protein MWKFADDTTVSEIAPPSKQSALQQAVDFISSWSQENRLQLNPSKCKELQSCFTRSPPTHSPVELDGLAFESVNWAKVLGVTKRYDFKWNDHIFNVTSKAAKRLYLLSQLKRAGICASDLVLFYCSTIRSVLEYACQVFHSSLPYYLSEELERIQKRALRIIVPYASYNSALKEAGIPSLYDRRASLSSDLFNDIVLDINHKLAGMFPPKAEHHRQLRSNRKFNVPVCKTDRFKKSFIVSHSLRM